A region from the Lytechinus variegatus isolate NC3 chromosome 6, Lvar_3.0, whole genome shotgun sequence genome encodes:
- the LOC121417587 gene encoding putative ankyrin repeat protein RF_0381, whose amino-acid sequence MSEGAEVNKEGNIGWTALHHAAYNGNIDIIKNLISEGAEVNKEDNHGRTALHRAAERGRLEVIKYLISEGAEVNKEDNRGWTALYHAAENGNIDVIKYLISEGAEVNKEGNYGGTALHCTASNGHIEVIKYLMSEGAEVNKEGNIGWTALHHAAERGHLEVINYLISEGAEGAEVNKEGNYGGTALHCTAENGHIEVIKYLMSEGAEVNKEGNIGWTALHHAAENGNTDVIKYLISEGAEVNKEDNHGRTALHHAAERGHLEVIKYLISEGAEVDKEDNCGRTALHCTAENGHIEVIKYLISEGAEFNKEGNDGWTALHRAASNGHIEVIKYLMSEGAEVNKEDNHGWTALNRAAENGHIDVIKYLISEGAEVNKEDNRGWTALNRAAQNGHIDVIKYLISEGAEVDKEDNGGGTALHCAAENGHIDVIKYLISEGAEVNKEDNDGWTALHRAASNGHIDIIKYLISERAEVNKEDNGGEMNRNAEDQHALLLKGDPVEVNKADNEGRTALHIAVQHGYIDVVKFLLTSGARSDTEDNRGQTPLHQSLTVGRRDIAALLIDQLNAKNDSAAIHLAVIHGHTSIIEKLIAKGSDINAQSNDGQTCLHKAIKLCYQKKRNVEDTETLRKVSEEYYSGRLSPEKALVFYLLENRARIDIKDEAGCLPIHYANDEMIRQMILAR is encoded by the exons atgagtgagggagctgaggtcaataaggagggTAACAttggttggactgcattacaccatGCTGCTTACAATGGTAATATTGATATCATCAAAaatctgatcagtgagggagctgaggtTAATAAGGAGGATAATCATGGTAGGACTGCATTACACCGTGCTGCTGAGAGAGGTCGTTTAGaggtcatcaaatatctgatcagtgagggagctgaggtcaaCAAGGAGGATAATCGTGGTTGGACTGCATTATACCATGCTGCTGAGAATGGTAATATTGatgtcatcaaatatctgatcagtgagggagctgaggtcaataaggagggTAATTATGGAGGGACTGCATTACACTGTACTGCTTCCAATGGTCATATTGaggtcatcaaatatctgatgagtgagggagctgaggtcaataaggagggTAACAttggttggactgcattacaccatGCTGCTGAGAGAGGTCATTTAGAGGTCATCAAttatctgatcagtgagggagctgag ggagctgaggtcaataaggagggTAATTATGGTGGGACTGCATTACACTGTACTGCTGAGAATGGTCATATTGaggtcatcaaatatctgatgagtgagggagctgaggtcaataaggagggTAACAttggttggactgcattacaccatGCTGCTGAGAATGGTAATACTGatgtcatcaaatatctgatcagtgagggagctgaggtTAATAAGGAGGATAATCATGGTAGGACTGCATTACACCATGCTGCTGAGAGAGGTCATTTAGaggtcatcaaatatctgatcagtgagggagctgaggtcGATAAGGAGGATAATTGTGGTAGGACTGCATTACACTGTACTGCTGAGAATGGTCATATTGaggtcatcaaatatctgatcagtgagggagctgagTTCAATAAGGAGGGTAAtgatggttggactgcattacaccgtGCTGCTTCCAATGGTCATATTGaggtcatcaaatatctgatgagtgagggagctgaggtcaataaggaggataatcatggttggactgcattaaACCGTGCTGCTGAGaatggtcatattgacgtcatcaaatatctgatcagtgagggagctgaggtcaataaggaggataatcgtggttggactgcattaaaccgtgctgctcagaatggtcatattgacgtcatcaaatatctgatcagtgagggagctgaggtcGATAAGGAGGATAATGGTGGTGGGACTGCATTACACTGTGCTGCTGAGaatggtcatattgacgtcatcaaatatctgatcagtgagggagctgaggtcaataaggaggataatgatggttggactgcattacaccgtGCTGCGTCCAATGGTCATATTGACATCATCAAATATCTCATCAGTGAGagagctgaggtcaataaggaggataatggtg GTGAGATGAATCGAAACGCAGAAGATCAACACGCATTGCTCCTTAAGGGTGACCCTGTAGAGGTGAATAAAGCAGACAATGAAGGGAGAACAGCATTACACATCGCCGTTCAGCATGGTTACATTGACGTTGTTAAATTCCTGCTTACAAGTGGAGCACGAAGTGACACAGAAGACAATCGCGGCCAAACACCCTTACATCAATCGTTAACCGTTGGGCGCAGAGACATTGCTGCTCTGCTTATCGACCAGTTGAATGCTAAG AATGATTCAGCAGCCATCCATCTTGCTGTAATACACGGACATACATCCATCATTGAAAAGCTCATTGCTAAAGGATCTGATATCAATGCACAGTCTAATGACGGTCAGACATGTCTTCATAAAGCTATCAAATTATGCTaccaaaagaaaaggaatgttGAAGACACCGAAACACTCAGAAAG GTATCCGAAGAATACTACAGTGGCAGGTTATCTCCTGAAAAGGCATTGGTGTTCTATCTCTTAGAAAATAGAGCCAGGATTGATATCAAGGATGAAGCAGGTTGCCTACCAATCCACTATGCAAATGATGAAATGATCAGACAGATGATATTGGCAAGGTGA
- the LOC121416538 gene encoding uncharacterized protein LOC121416538, translated as MYLPPGAVPTDDYCHITLAILRDNPGVYVTEGESMACYGIRCDPQPLIFNQPVKIIIPHSSLVVNPEQVKPDIVCRVWDSNKDLPRTLRKQSSSSPDKPPYCRLYKKHLELYITHCAEWWVLIPLEQQVIRQRIMCTPYVPDRIERGQEFAVNLQLCNDLPGNEAATQEELRQQSYHRCHRSVPFNVETKSGDVTITCHREEEEIESQIVSLRDLLAKINQCISIYVPPSEDDLNFAVITITITQAGKLGISRSIAFVIRYTDGPVCQFPSEQTDITRTLEEVKNGDLQSDADVLTIAQTMDVNQFYDFGIALGFTIAELDRVEYRRLRDRQQATYDMLLAWRGKQASTLAAKNTLITIIESFSSSSNDTTFPGLS; from the exons ATGTACCTTCCTCCTGGAGCGGTTCCCACTGATGACTATTGTCATATCACCCTAGCCATCCTAAGAGACAATCCTGGTGTTTATGTCACTGAAGGTGAATCAATGGCCTGCTATGGGATCAGGTGTGACCCTCAAcccttgattttcaaccaaccTGTTAAGATCATTATACCACACTCTTCCTTGGTCGTCAATCCAGAGCAAGTAAAACCAGACATCGTTTGTCGTGTTTGGGATTCAAATAAGG ATCTTCCAAGAACTCTAAGGAAGCAATCTTCCAGCTCACCAGACAAACCACCATACTGTAGACTGTACAAGAAACATCTTGAGCTGTACATCACCCACTGTGCAGAGTGGTGGGTTCTGATTCCACTCGAACAACAGGTGATTCGACAGCGGATAATGTGTACTCCATACGTCCCAGACAGGATCGAAAGAGGACAAGAGTTTGCAGTCAATCTTCAGTTGTGTAACGACCTACCTGGAAACGAAGCG GCAACACAAGAGGAGTTGAGACAACAATCTTACCATAGATGCCATCGCTCGGTCCCTTTCAATGTTGAAACAAAGAGTGGTGACGTCACAATCACGTGCCATCGTGAGGAAGAAGAAATTGAAAGCCAG ATCGTTTCTCTTAGGGACCTTCTAGCCAAGATAAACCAATGTATATCGATATACGTACCACCCAGTGAGGACGATCTAAACTTTGCAGTGATTACCATAACAATTACACAGGCTGGGAAGCTTGGGATATCACGATCTATTGCCTTTGTCATCAGATATACAG ATGGACCTGTGTGCCAATTTCCCTCCGAACAGACAGACATCACTAG GACACTAGAAGAAGTAAAGAACGGTGACCTACAATCGGACGCAGACGTCCTTACAATAGCCCAGACAATGGACGTAAATCAGTTCTATGATTTTGGCATAGCTCTTGGTTTCACCATAGCTGAGTTGGATCGGGTAGAGTACAGAAGATTGCGAGATAGGCAGCAAGCTACCTATGACATGCTACTGGCATGGAGAGGGAAACAAGCATCTACCCTAGCAGCAAAGAATACCCTCATCACAATTATAGAATCATTCAGCTCATCTTCAAATGATACAACTTTCCCAGGTTTGAGTTAG
- the LOC121417588 gene encoding uncharacterized protein LOC121417588, whose translation MQQKPSGYKSYHADDENSNDVTSLDPDVNSDPSPQEPEEDEDEENEDWEIIEYSESDKDETVVDIDGYGGSPSNSELCTVVRRVANVTLALELAKALRLDVSDIIVLIAPRNPALMERLAWKLLHRWCRRLGRQEKEEKVSALLQGYYIEDTQTGIGEISAKIRTTPDLIDLSQRLDLSASEILQVLASSLTFETASIRRVVLQMLQKWVKQGGTRLRLLEMVQAFNFNNAAEHIARAIPSHPGFLDTFTHGIIDHDGGDLNLDEPDIRVSIPSGAIPKGMKSLVTLTILQGSSSKFLLDPGEVLITPTIRCSFDHDLLKPATIAIPHYIAPNRHQQKKQDLCVKLYSKIGPGEYGYKTLLPESTRDFEISEDRIAFSTRHLQYFALSSNDIHGVQFICEVSHPLFTSNSSHPTLRICIAHPCNTDSTGVRGQTYTLSEPVYQTAAAIKFNLKSADYDIKISCLTGPERIRETVHVRSLLSGRCNTVDINLPPSTDDKRVLVCIEQGPATLAEQEINICKEVEPDYEKIQRRGRLRYVSNSMVEVLIDLVCGIKEASELGYQLGFSYSSMEKYLVRADSSARNVSRSGLRDMLQDWRKCVRPSEQVQKLQLALEAVGLSHEAETIFHDP comes from the exons ATGCAACAAAAACCGTCTGGCTATAAATCATATCATGCAGATGATGAGAATAGTAATGATGTCACTTCTCTTGACCCGGATGTGAATTCTGACCCATCACCTCAAGAACCAGAAGAggatgaagatgaagagaatgaagaCTGGGAGATCATCGAATACTCAGAGTCAG ACAAAGATGAAACTGTTGTCGACATCGACGGGTATGGAGGTTCACCTAGTAATTCAGAACTGTGTACAGTCGTTCGTCGGGTGGCGAATGTCACGTTGGCCTTAGAACTGGCCAAAGCTCTTCGTTTGGACGTTAGTGACATCATAGTTCTCATTGCTCCTCGCAACCCTGCATTAATGGAGAGACTGGCATGGAAACTCCTTCATCGATGGTGTAGACGTCTAGGAAGAcaggagaaggaagagaaggTGTCTGCGCTTCTTCAAGGATACTACATTGAAGACACTCAAACAG GTATTGGTGAAATCTCTGCCAAAATTCGTACAACTCCAGACCTCATCGACCTCTCTCAAAGGTTGGATCTGTCAGCTTCTGAAATTCTTCAGGTATTGGCTTCATCTTTGACCTTTGAAACTGCCTCGATACGTCGGGTGGTACTACAAATGCTTCAGAAATGGGTCAAACAAGGAGGAACAAGGCTGAGGTTGCTTGAAATGGTTCAAGCTTTTAATTTCAACAATGCTGCAGAACACATAGCCCGAG CAATACCAAGCCACCCAGGTTTCTTGGACACTTTCACACATGGCATCATTGATCATGATGGTGGAGACCTGAATCTAGACGAACCTGATATCCGGGTATCTATTCCTTCAGGAGCGATCCCCAAAGGAATGAAATCACTTGTTACTCTCACTATCTTACAAGGAAGTTCATCAAAGTTTCTCCTGGATCCTGGCGAAGTTCTTATAACACCGACCATCCGATGTTCCTTCGACCATGATCTTCTCAAACCTGCCACTATAGCGATTCCACACTACATTGCTCCAAATCGACACCAGCAGAAGAAGCAAGACTTGTGTGTGAAGCTGTATAGCAAAATAGGACCAG GAGAATATGGGTACAAGACTTTGCTTCCTGAATCGACAAGAGATTTTGAGATCTCAGAAGACAGGATTGCCTTCTCAACACGTCATCTTCAATACTTCGCTTTGTCTTCAAACGACATCCATGGGGTTCAATTCATTTGTGAAGTATCACATCCTCTTTTCACTAGCAACTCCTCACACCCCACTCTGCGAATCTGTATAGCCCATCCTTGCAATACAGACTCTACA GGTGTAAGAGGACAGACATACACCTTATCGGAACCAGTCTACCAAACCGCGGCTGCAATCAAATTCAATCTGAAATCTGCTGATTATGACATCAAGATTTCGTGTCTTACTGGCCCGGAGAGAATTCGAGAAACT GTTCATGTGCGTTCCTTACTATCTGGACGTTGTAATACTGTGGACATCAATCTACCGCCCTCAACCGATGATAAGCGTGTTCTCGTTTGCATTGAGCAAGGCCCGGCCACACTTGCAGAACAAGAAATTAATATCTGTAAAGAAG tggaACCTGACTACGAAAAAATACAAAG AAGAGGCCGATTAAGGTACGTTTCGAATAGCATGGTAGAGGTATTGATTGATTTAGTCTGTGGAATAAAAGAAGCAAGTGAGCTTGGCTACCAGCTCGGTTTCTCCTACTCATCAATGGAGAAATACCTCGTCAGAGCAGACTCCTCGGCCAGAAATGTCTCAAGGTCAGGTCTTAGAGATATGCTTCAAGACTGGAGAAAGTGTGTCCGACCTAGTGAACAGGTTCAAAAACTTCAACTTGCTTTAGAAGCCGTTGGGTTAAGTCATGAAGCTGAAACCATATTTCATGACCCTTAA